From one Gemmatimonadaceae bacterium genomic stretch:
- a CDS encoding cytochrome c — MPPRRTSRLLLATVSLALLPAIARAQDAQADADSLAAAAARQLDVGEQWFRSVCMECHATGNLTNPDFRLAWRGKSAFDLFERIRSTMPQNKPGTLTQGTYASIVAYLMKVNGLPVGTRRVSSDSTALASILLAFPAAAGTDHR; from the coding sequence ATGCCTCCGCGCCGCACCTCCCGACTGCTGCTTGCCACGGTCTCGCTCGCCCTGCTGCCCGCGATCGCCCGGGCGCAGGATGCGCAGGCCGACGCCGACTCGCTCGCCGCGGCCGCCGCACGACAGCTCGATGTCGGTGAACAGTGGTTCCGCTCGGTGTGCATGGAGTGTCACGCCACCGGCAACCTCACCAACCCCGACTTCCGGCTCGCCTGGCGCGGCAAGAGTGCATTCGACCTCTTCGAGCGCATCCGCTCGACCATGCCCCAGAACAAGCCGGGCACGCTCACGCAGGGCACCTACGCGTCGATCGTCGCCTACCTGATGAAGGTGAACGGACTGCCGGTCGGCACGCGACGCGTCTCGTCCGACAGCACGGCCCTCGCCTCGATCCTGCTCGCCTTCCCCGCCGCCGCCGGCACCGACCACCGCTGA
- a CDS encoding c-type cytochrome has product MAPLRRLVLPVVAALLGAAGLSGLRSAREAEAAGRVRPATRRDSTRTTMDGVYTLAQATKGKDLFAMRCQSCHTPTQHSGPPFRNKWFGKSLGDLYTYIRREMPKNEPRSLSDQEYTLALAFLLRMNGMPTGPVPLAADSAALQSIRLDSVPAVP; this is encoded by the coding sequence GTGGCCCCTCTCCGTCGCCTCGTTCTTCCGGTCGTGGCTGCCCTGCTTGGCGCGGCGGGACTCTCCGGCCTGCGCTCCGCCCGCGAGGCGGAGGCGGCCGGCCGGGTGCGCCCGGCCACGCGCCGCGACTCGACGCGCACCACGATGGACGGCGTCTACACCCTCGCGCAGGCGACGAAGGGCAAGGACCTCTTCGCGATGCGCTGCCAGAGCTGTCACACGCCCACCCAGCACAGCGGCCCGCCGTTCCGGAACAAGTGGTTCGGCAAGTCGCTCGGCGACCTGTACACGTACATCCGGCGCGAGATGCCGAAGAACGAGCCGCGCTCGCTCAGCGACCAGGAATACACCCTCGCCCTGGCCTTCCTGCTGCGCATGAACGGCATGCCCACCGGGCCCGTCCCTCTGGCCGCCGACTCCGCCGCGTTGCAGAGTATCCGTCTCGACTCCGTCCCCGCCGTTCCCTGA
- a CDS encoding HupE/UreJ family protein yields the protein MMHQREWPGITSRLAAGWCVARRSLCAAIALLLATTPARAHEVPERVAIRGVVQREGRTLHLLLRVPLEAMRDVDFPLRADGSLDLVRARTLLPGAAQTWLVTAIDITADGTTLGAPRITGTRLALPSDRSFDDPRSARAAFARAPIDSQRIQWQQVLLDVALEYTLPSPGARLVLHPALASLGIRTTSLLQVVMADGRTRTLVYDGNPGAVPLDPAWYQTGVRFARAGFLHILAGYDHLLFVCCLVLGLRGLRSLVTTITAFTVAHSITLAATALGVVPGRLWFPPLVEALIAASIIWVAIENIVLTDERLASRWAIAFTFGLVHGFGFSFALSDSLQFAGGNLVSALLAFNLGVEAGQVTALAVAVPLLWLLRRHAGRTRERVLTIVLSVIVAHTAWHWMTARAAELGRFRGSIGWPAADAATALVAMRLSLLAAVALAVALSMRQILRVSRRS from the coding sequence ATGATGCACCAGAGAGAGTGGCCCGGCATCACATCGCGGCTCGCGGCGGGCTGGTGTGTCGCCCGCCGCAGCCTCTGCGCGGCCATCGCCCTCCTCCTCGCCACCACACCCGCGCGCGCCCACGAGGTCCCGGAGCGCGTGGCCATCCGCGGCGTCGTCCAGCGCGAGGGCCGCACGCTGCATCTCCTGCTGCGCGTGCCGCTCGAGGCCATGCGCGACGTGGACTTCCCGTTGCGGGCCGACGGCTCGCTCGACCTCGTGCGCGCGCGCACCCTCCTCCCCGGCGCCGCGCAGACCTGGCTCGTGACTGCCATCGACATCACCGCCGATGGCACGACGCTCGGCGCCCCACGCATCACCGGCACGCGCCTGGCCCTGCCCAGTGACCGCAGCTTCGATGATCCACGCAGTGCGCGCGCCGCCTTCGCCCGCGCACCCATCGATTCCCAGCGGATCCAGTGGCAGCAGGTGCTGCTCGACGTCGCGCTGGAGTACACGCTGCCGTCACCAGGCGCGCGCCTCGTGCTCCACCCCGCACTGGCCTCACTCGGCATCCGCACCACCAGCCTGCTGCAGGTGGTGATGGCGGATGGCCGCACACGCACCCTGGTGTATGACGGCAACCCCGGCGCGGTCCCCCTCGACCCGGCGTGGTACCAGACCGGCGTCCGGTTCGCACGCGCGGGCTTCCTCCACATCCTCGCGGGATACGATCACCTGCTGTTCGTCTGCTGCCTGGTGCTCGGCCTCCGCGGGCTCCGGTCACTCGTCACCACCATCACCGCCTTCACGGTCGCCCACTCCATCACGCTCGCCGCCACCGCGCTCGGCGTGGTGCCTGGCCGGCTCTGGTTCCCGCCGCTGGTGGAGGCGCTGATCGCGGCCTCCATCATCTGGGTCGCGATCGAGAACATCGTGCTCACCGACGAGCGGCTGGCATCGCGCTGGGCCATCGCCTTCACCTTCGGCCTCGTGCACGGCTTCGGCTTCTCGTTCGCGCTGTCCGACTCGCTGCAATTCGCCGGCGGCAACCTCGTGAGCGCGCTGCTTGCCTTCAACCTCGGAGTCGAGGCCGGGCAGGTCACGGCGCTGGCAGTCGCCGTGCCGCTGCTGTGGCTGCTTCGTCGCCATGCCGGCCGCACTCGGGAGCGGGTGCTGACCATCGTGCTGTCGGTGATCGTGGCCCACACGGCATGGCACTGGATGACGGCACGTGCGGCCGAGCTGGGCCGCTTCCGGGGCAGCATCGGATGGCCTGCGGCAGACGCCGCCACGGCACTGGTGGCCATGCGCCTGTCGCTGCTCGCCGCCGTGGCATTGGCCGTGGCCCTGTCCATGCGGCAGATTCTGCGCGTCTCCCGCCGGTCCTGA
- a CDS encoding FAD-dependent oxidoreductase produces MSDAHDPLGTPVPRRDFLRLAGLGTGALLAGGLPATAGAAAGPAPATTMGAGRARASSHVIVVGAGAWGAFTALNLRRAGHRVTLVDQYGAANSRATSGDETRGIRSSYGDRTVTPELWTDWARRSIRKWREFDAEHGRRFGTRFYYTTGDVILREKPEAFTTRTQELWTAQGVRFETLSAEEATRRWPQIASAGHQVVLYEPDAGVARSRDAVQAAVAIGRDAGVGFRIGRVTPGAVSGGRMDGVTLADGTKLTADSYVFCCGPWMEKVLPVAMKNRMRVPMGHVCYFGAPVNDERFSAPNIPSWNVPGVTGWASLPADSFGFRVRGSIAPPPPPRAAGDDDTPPPPPPPQASPDPRQQDPDLSSRWSNQERIDGSRRVLQKYFPAMADAPLLATRACHYESSVNRNFIVDHVPGADNAWIAGLGQAEGFKFSIVLGEYIAKRVTGDAGDPVIAAAFRWPEKEYEPTLPGQPRREWE; encoded by the coding sequence ATGTCGGACGCCCATGACCCGCTCGGCACGCCCGTGCCGCGCCGCGACTTCCTTCGCCTTGCCGGACTCGGCACCGGCGCACTGCTGGCCGGTGGACTGCCGGCGACCGCCGGCGCGGCGGCGGGCCCGGCGCCCGCCACGACGATGGGCGCCGGACGTGCCCGCGCCTCGAGCCACGTGATCGTGGTGGGTGCGGGGGCGTGGGGCGCCTTCACTGCCCTGAACCTGCGCCGCGCCGGCCACCGGGTGACGCTGGTGGACCAGTACGGCGCGGCGAACTCGCGCGCGACGAGTGGTGACGAGACGCGCGGCATCCGCTCGTCGTATGGTGATCGCACGGTGACGCCCGAGCTGTGGACCGACTGGGCGCGGCGGAGCATCCGCAAGTGGCGGGAGTTCGATGCGGAGCACGGGCGGCGGTTCGGCACGCGCTTCTACTACACCACCGGCGACGTGATCCTGCGCGAGAAGCCGGAGGCGTTCACCACGCGCACGCAGGAGCTGTGGACGGCGCAGGGGGTGCGGTTCGAGACACTGTCGGCCGAGGAGGCGACGCGCCGGTGGCCGCAAATTGCGTCGGCGGGGCACCAGGTGGTGCTGTACGAGCCGGATGCCGGCGTGGCGCGGTCGCGGGACGCGGTGCAGGCGGCGGTGGCGATCGGCCGGGATGCGGGGGTGGGGTTCCGCATCGGGCGGGTGACGCCGGGCGCGGTGTCGGGCGGCCGGATGGACGGGGTCACGCTGGCCGACGGCACGAAGTTGACAGCAGACTCATATGTCTTTTGTTGCGGGCCGTGGATGGAGAAGGTGCTGCCGGTGGCGATGAAGAACCGGATGCGGGTGCCGATGGGCCACGTGTGTTACTTCGGGGCGCCGGTGAACGACGAGCGCTTCAGCGCGCCGAACATCCCGAGCTGGAACGTGCCGGGCGTGACCGGGTGGGCGTCGCTGCCGGCGGACAGCTTCGGCTTCCGGGTGCGCGGCTCGATCGCGCCGCCGCCGCCGCCGCGCGCCGCAGGTGACGACGACACGCCGCCCCCGCCCCCGCCGCCGCAGGCCTCCCCCGACCCGCGTCAGCAGGATCCCGACCTCAGCTCGCGCTGGTCGAACCAGGAGCGCATCGACGGCTCGCGCCGCGTGCTGCAGAAGTACTTCCCTGCGATGGCCGACGCCCCGCTGCTGGCCACGCGCGCCTGCCACTACGAGAGCAGCGTGAACCGCAACTTCATCGTGGACCACGTGCCCGGGGCCGACAACGCCTGGATCGCCGGGCTGGGCCAGGCGGAGGGGTTCAAGTTCTCGATCGTGCTGGGCGAGTACATCGCGAAGCGGGTGACGGGTGATGCCGGTGACCCGGTGATCGCGGCGGCGTTCAGGTGGCCGGAGAAGGAGTACGAGCCGACGTTGCCTGGCCAGCCGCGGCGGGAGTGGGAATGA
- a CDS encoding PQQ-binding-like beta-propeller repeat protein, translating to MKTRLLAVAVTVAACAVAPAPFLAAPAFAQGPRPASAPGGTRPEMAGLVRGNATGEWRYWGGDAHSTRYSPLDQINASNFNRLEQAWQWNAGTFGPDEYYRTTPLYANGRLFTVATTRRSVMAIEPETGETLWMYRLEEGIRWQKAPRQFAGRGPTYWTDGTEERVIVVTPGYHMVSLDAKTGVPDPKFGTNGVVDLQDGLGYPLVALAVDDSGSLVISDAAPARKAKPGETWDPVTKTGADGTIGIDPVNGQIGASSPAIMVGDMIIVGNSSIHGYYPIRVRNIPGFVRGFDVRTGRQVWKFNLVPQPGEFGAETWTNGSAVNTEGVGKNDAWATYSADPELGMVYIPVGMPLMDEYGGHRPGNNLFGNSLVAIDAKTGQRKWHFQMVHHDIWDYDAPMAPNLIDITVNGQRRKAVTQPTKQGWLYTFDRVTGQPIWPIVETKVLQSTVPGERTSPTQPIPSRPAPYSQQGLLATDLIDYTPAIRDSALKLAQRCRMGPYFIPGAAADAATGPKCSWYAPGASGGVNIDGGAAFDPETGMIYVAALSGLSTISLQKDPCSEFRYSSPRDNCGLIGALAPPPGYVAPTSRGGGFEGRSSMAMLGGVSILKPRELGGITAYDMNTGDKKWWTPNGGTIPVRSTDPLFAGVTLPPRPASGQAQIMVTKSLLIYGTGRSGGVPNATPQLFAVDKATGRQVGAVEIPSRTTAVPMTFMHKGKQYIVFATGAGSSTSLVALRLP from the coding sequence ATGAAGACGCGTCTCCTCGCCGTCGCAGTCACGGTTGCAGCCTGCGCGGTCGCACCTGCCCCGTTCCTCGCTGCCCCGGCGTTCGCGCAGGGGCCGCGCCCCGCCAGCGCACCCGGCGGCACCCGGCCGGAAATGGCCGGCCTCGTGCGCGGCAACGCCACCGGCGAGTGGCGCTACTGGGGTGGTGACGCGCACAGCACACGCTACTCCCCGCTCGACCAGATCAACGCGTCGAACTTCAACCGGCTGGAGCAGGCGTGGCAGTGGAACGCGGGCACCTTCGGTCCCGACGAGTACTACCGCACCACGCCGCTCTACGCCAACGGCCGCCTGTTCACCGTGGCCACCACCCGGCGCTCGGTCATGGCCATCGAGCCCGAGACCGGCGAGACGCTCTGGATGTACCGGCTCGAGGAAGGCATCCGGTGGCAGAAGGCGCCGCGTCAGTTCGCCGGTCGCGGCCCCACCTACTGGACCGACGGCACCGAGGAGCGCGTCATCGTCGTCACGCCTGGCTACCACATGGTGTCGCTCGATGCGAAGACCGGTGTGCCCGACCCGAAGTTCGGCACCAACGGCGTCGTCGACCTGCAGGACGGCCTCGGGTACCCGCTGGTGGCGCTGGCCGTGGATGATTCCGGCTCGCTCGTGATCTCCGACGCCGCGCCCGCACGCAAGGCGAAGCCAGGCGAGACCTGGGACCCGGTGACGAAGACCGGCGCCGACGGCACCATCGGCATCGATCCCGTGAACGGCCAGATCGGCGCCAGCTCGCCGGCCATCATGGTCGGCGACATGATCATCGTCGGCAACTCGTCGATCCACGGCTACTACCCCATCCGCGTGCGCAACATCCCCGGCTTCGTGCGCGGCTTCGACGTGCGCACCGGCCGCCAGGTGTGGAAGTTCAACCTCGTGCCGCAGCCGGGGGAGTTCGGCGCCGAGACGTGGACCAACGGCTCGGCCGTGAACACCGAGGGGGTCGGCAAGAACGACGCGTGGGCCACCTACTCCGCCGACCCCGAACTCGGCATGGTCTACATCCCCGTCGGCATGCCGCTGATGGACGAGTACGGCGGCCATCGCCCCGGCAACAACCTGTTCGGCAACTCGCTCGTCGCCATCGACGCGAAGACCGGGCAGCGGAAGTGGCACTTCCAGATGGTGCACCACGACATCTGGGACTACGACGCCCCCATGGCGCCGAACCTGATCGACATCACCGTCAACGGCCAGCGCCGCAAGGCGGTCACCCAGCCCACCAAGCAGGGCTGGCTCTACACCTTCGATCGTGTCACTGGCCAGCCCATCTGGCCCATCGTGGAGACGAAGGTGCTGCAGAGCACCGTGCCGGGTGAGCGCACGTCGCCCACGCAGCCGATCCCGAGCCGGCCCGCGCCGTATTCGCAGCAGGGGCTGCTCGCGACGGACCTGATCGACTACACACCGGCCATCCGCGACTCCGCGCTCAAGCTCGCGCAGCGCTGCCGCATGGGCCCGTACTTCATTCCGGGTGCCGCGGCAGATGCGGCCACCGGCCCGAAGTGCTCGTGGTACGCCCCCGGCGCCTCCGGCGGCGTCAACATCGATGGCGGCGCGGCCTTCGACCCCGAGACGGGCATGATCTACGTCGCCGCCCTCAGCGGGCTCTCGACGATCAGCCTGCAGAAGGATCCGTGCAGCGAGTTTCGCTACAGCTCCCCGCGCGACAACTGCGGCCTGATCGGCGCCCTCGCCCCGCCGCCGGGCTACGTCGCCCCCACCTCGCGCGGCGGCGGGTTCGAGGGTCGCAGCAGCATGGCGATGCTCGGCGGCGTCTCCATCCTCAAGCCGCGCGAGCTGGGCGGCATCACCGCCTACGACATGAACACCGGTGACAAGAAGTGGTGGACCCCGAACGGCGGCACGATCCCCGTGCGCAGCACCGACCCGCTCTTCGCCGGCGTCACGCTCCCACCCCGCCCCGCCAGCGGCCAGGCACAGATCATGGTCACGAAGTCGCTGCTCATCTACGGCACCGGGCGCAGCGGCGGCGTGCCCAACGCCACCCCGCAGCTCTTCGCCGTGGACAAGGCCACCGGCCGCCAGGTCGGCGCCGTCGAGATCCCGTCCCGCACCACCGCCGTGCCGATGACGTTCATGCACAAGGGAAAGCAATACATCGTCTTCGCCACCGGCGCCGGCAGCTCCACCTCGCTCGTCGCGCTCAGGCTGCCCTGA
- a CDS encoding RidA family protein has translation MHRSTFSSIRRAAVIAAVIALGAAPARAQAREAIGPPSPILSQAIRVGNMVYAAGQLPSRGTDTTIQAQTRSTLENIKRVFESAGTTMAHATKCTVFIIDGADFAGMNEVYRTFWTSAPPARTTVIVKGLVVPGAKLEIECNAAMPTP, from the coding sequence ATGCACCGTTCCACGTTCTCCTCCATCCGTCGTGCTGCCGTCATCGCCGCCGTCATCGCCCTCGGCGCGGCGCCGGCTCGCGCCCAGGCGCGGGAGGCCATCGGCCCGCCATCACCGATCCTCTCCCAGGCCATCCGCGTCGGCAACATGGTCTACGCCGCCGGCCAGCTCCCCTCTCGCGGCACCGACACCACCATCCAGGCCCAGACCCGCTCCACGCTCGAGAACATCAAGCGGGTCTTCGAGTCGGCCGGCACCACCATGGCCCACGCCACCAAGTGCACGGTGTTCATCATCGACGGTGCCGACTTCGCCGGCATGAACGAGGTCTATCGCACCTTCTGGACGTCGGCCCCGCCCGCGCGCACCACGGTCATCGTGAAGGGCCTCGTCGTCCCGGGCGCCAAGCTCGAGATCGAGTGCAACGCGGCCATGCCCACCCCCTGA
- a CDS encoding HAD-IA family hydrolase produces MPTLDVQAVLFDLDGVLVDSTECVERTWRTWAAAHGLDGDLVVRHAHGRRTAETIALVAPQLAASAEVAALAQSEAAEARGVYPVAGAAALLTQLPRDRWAIVTSGVRAVAEFRIGIGGLPIPRVLVTADDVSRGKPDPEGYLRAAALLGVDPSQCVVVEDAPAGLAAARAAGMHGIGVLGTVDARELGDAGFVVRSVATLVVAELVAAAGAAAGPAGLRISTTAD; encoded by the coding sequence ATGCCGACCCTCGACGTGCAGGCGGTGCTCTTCGACCTCGATGGGGTGCTGGTGGACTCGACGGAATGCGTCGAGCGCACGTGGCGCACGTGGGCCGCGGCGCACGGACTGGATGGCGACCTGGTCGTGCGCCACGCGCACGGCCGGCGGACCGCGGAGACGATCGCACTGGTGGCACCACAGCTCGCGGCGAGTGCGGAGGTGGCCGCGCTGGCGCAGAGCGAGGCGGCCGAGGCGCGTGGTGTGTACCCGGTCGCGGGCGCGGCGGCGCTGCTGACACAGTTGCCGCGTGATCGCTGGGCGATCGTGACCTCGGGGGTGCGTGCGGTGGCCGAGTTCCGGATCGGGATCGGCGGGCTGCCGATCCCGCGCGTGCTGGTGACCGCCGATGACGTGTCGCGCGGGAAGCCGGACCCCGAGGGATACCTGCGCGCCGCGGCGCTGCTCGGGGTGGATCCGTCGCAGTGCGTGGTGGTGGAGGATGCGCCGGCGGGGCTGGCGGCGGCGCGGGCCGCGGGCATGCACGGGATCGGGGTGCTCGGCACCGTCGATGCACGTGAGCTCGGTGATGCCGGGTTCGTGGTGCGATCGGTGGCGACGCTGGTGGTGGCGGAGCTCGTGGCCGCGGCGGGAGCCGCGGCGGGACCAGCCGGGCTGCGGATCAGCACGACCGCCGATTGA